In Kryptolebias marmoratus isolate JLee-2015 linkage group LG20, ASM164957v2, whole genome shotgun sequence, a genomic segment contains:
- the gorasp1a gene encoding Golgi reassembly-stacking protein 1a isoform X1 encodes MGLSQSLEASEGGTYGYHVHGVQPNSPAEKAGLQPFFDFILSLDNKRLNEENDLLKELLKANMEKAVRMEVYSTKTTRVRELDVVPSNMWGGQGLLGASVRFCSYQGANENVWHVLDVEASSPAALAGLQPYSDYIVGADQVLQDSEDFFSLIEAHEGKPLKLLVYDTQTDTCREVMVTPNGAWGGEGSLGCGIGYGYLHRIPVNPDVSTVKPSSLVPEEKPSPQQPSHGYTEAPLMTSSSQSEDLLDVEQITLQQASLLPPIQRVTDPDSEVTATNPDPLDLMDKLDLSTSSIDMTNTSLAMQEEKEAEISGVAELEDSVLLSLSAENQSESQELVSQSAEDLPAAHTAPDAVSDSGGPSAESSHLVAESTDQRSVLSEPSSSPGLPEEPAEEPPSPSPVDLVPASTLNESTTDSRPPQTSEDAQRSVCESAGSAHQCDHEHGEEEPEETRSE; translated from the exons atGGGTTTATCGCAGAGTTTGGAAGCATCTGAAGGAGGGACGTACGGATATCACGTTCACGGC GTGCAGCCAAATTCCCCCGCAGAAAAGGCAGGACTGCAGCCTTTCTTTGACTTCATTCTTTCTCTGGACAACAAAAGACTT AATGAGGAAAACGACCTGTTAAAGGAGCTCCTGAAAGCCAACATGGAGAAAGCAGTGAGGATGGAAGTGTACAGCACTAAAACCACCAGGGTTCGTGAGCTGGACGTGGTGCCCAGCAACATGTGGGGCGGCCAGGGGCTGCTGGGTGCCAGTGTTCGCTTCTGCAGCTACCAAGGAGCAAACGAGAACGTTTGGCATGTACTG GACGTGGAAGCCAGCTCACCGGCAGCGCTGGCAGGGCTGCAGCCCTACAGCGACTACATTGTTGGAGCAGATCAGGTGCTGCAAGAT TCAGAAGACTTCTTCTCACTGATCGAGGCCCACGAGGGGAAGCCGCTAAAGCTGCTGGTGTacgacacacaaacagacacctGCAGGGAGGTGATGGTCACACCCAACGGAGCGTGGGGAGGAGAGGGCAG TTTGGGTTGTGGCATCGGATATGGCTACCTGCACCGCATCCCTGTAAACCCTGATGTGTCGACAGTGAAGCCTTCCTCTCTTGTTCCAGAAGAAAAGCCCTCTCCGCAGCAGCCTTCGCATGGATACACAGAG GCACCTCTGATGACATCTTCAagtcaaagtgaagatttgttAGATGTGGAGCAGATCACCCTCCAACAAGCATCACTACTCCCTCCCATTCAGAGAGTCACGGACCCCG ATTCTGAAGTGACCGCGACGAACCCTGACCCCTTAGATCTGATGGACAAGCTGGATCTGTCCACCTCGTCCATCGATATGACCAACACTTCTCTGGCTATGCAAGAGGAAAAGGAGGCTGAAATATCTGGTGTTG CAGAGCTGGAGGACAGCGTCCTGCTCTCGTTGTCAGCAGAGAACCAGAGTGAGTCGCAGGAGCTGGTCTCCCAGTCAGCCGAAGACCTCCCTGCTGCTCACACTGCCCCAGACGCTGTGTCTGATTCAGGCGGCCCATCGGCAGAATCGTCTCACCTGGTCGCAGAGTCCACAGACCAGCGCAGCGTCCTCAGTGAGCCCAGCAGCAGTCCAGGTCTGCCTGAGGAGCCAGCAGAAGAGCCTCCCAGCCCGTCTCCCGTCGACCTCGTCCCAGCCTCCACTTTGAACGAGTCGACCACGGATAGCCGCCCCCCTCAGACCAGCGAGGACGCGCAGAGGTCGGTGTGTGAGTCTGCAGGGTCTGCTCACCAGTGTGACCATGAACACGGTGAGGAGGAACCAGAGGAAACGCGTTCGGAGTAA
- the gorasp1a gene encoding Golgi reassembly-stacking protein 1a isoform X2, whose product MGLSQSLEASEGGTYGYHVHGVQPNSPAEKAGLQPFFDFILSLDNKRLNEENDLLKELLKANMEKAVRMEVYSTKTTRVRELDVVPSNMWGGQGLLGASVRFCSYQGANENVWHVLDVEASSPAALAGLQPYSDYIVGADQVLQDSEDFFSLIEAHEGKPLKLLVYDTQTDTCREVMVTPNGAWGGEGSLGCGIGYGYLHRIPVNPDVSTVKPSSLVPEEKPSPQQPSHGYTEAPLMTSSSQSEDLLDVEQITLQQASLLPPIQRVTDPDSEVTATNPDPLDLMDKLDLSTSSIDMTNTSLAMQEEKEAEISGVELEDSVLLSLSAENQSESQELVSQSAEDLPAAHTAPDAVSDSGGPSAESSHLVAESTDQRSVLSEPSSSPGLPEEPAEEPPSPSPVDLVPASTLNESTTDSRPPQTSEDAQRSVCESAGSAHQCDHEHGEEEPEETRSE is encoded by the exons atGGGTTTATCGCAGAGTTTGGAAGCATCTGAAGGAGGGACGTACGGATATCACGTTCACGGC GTGCAGCCAAATTCCCCCGCAGAAAAGGCAGGACTGCAGCCTTTCTTTGACTTCATTCTTTCTCTGGACAACAAAAGACTT AATGAGGAAAACGACCTGTTAAAGGAGCTCCTGAAAGCCAACATGGAGAAAGCAGTGAGGATGGAAGTGTACAGCACTAAAACCACCAGGGTTCGTGAGCTGGACGTGGTGCCCAGCAACATGTGGGGCGGCCAGGGGCTGCTGGGTGCCAGTGTTCGCTTCTGCAGCTACCAAGGAGCAAACGAGAACGTTTGGCATGTACTG GACGTGGAAGCCAGCTCACCGGCAGCGCTGGCAGGGCTGCAGCCCTACAGCGACTACATTGTTGGAGCAGATCAGGTGCTGCAAGAT TCAGAAGACTTCTTCTCACTGATCGAGGCCCACGAGGGGAAGCCGCTAAAGCTGCTGGTGTacgacacacaaacagacacctGCAGGGAGGTGATGGTCACACCCAACGGAGCGTGGGGAGGAGAGGGCAG TTTGGGTTGTGGCATCGGATATGGCTACCTGCACCGCATCCCTGTAAACCCTGATGTGTCGACAGTGAAGCCTTCCTCTCTTGTTCCAGAAGAAAAGCCCTCTCCGCAGCAGCCTTCGCATGGATACACAGAG GCACCTCTGATGACATCTTCAagtcaaagtgaagatttgttAGATGTGGAGCAGATCACCCTCCAACAAGCATCACTACTCCCTCCCATTCAGAGAGTCACGGACCCCG ATTCTGAAGTGACCGCGACGAACCCTGACCCCTTAGATCTGATGGACAAGCTGGATCTGTCCACCTCGTCCATCGATATGACCAACACTTCTCTGGCTATGCAAGAGGAAAAGGAGGCTGAAATATCTGGTGTTG AGCTGGAGGACAGCGTCCTGCTCTCGTTGTCAGCAGAGAACCAGAGTGAGTCGCAGGAGCTGGTCTCCCAGTCAGCCGAAGACCTCCCTGCTGCTCACACTGCCCCAGACGCTGTGTCTGATTCAGGCGGCCCATCGGCAGAATCGTCTCACCTGGTCGCAGAGTCCACAGACCAGCGCAGCGTCCTCAGTGAGCCCAGCAGCAGTCCAGGTCTGCCTGAGGAGCCAGCAGAAGAGCCTCCCAGCCCGTCTCCCGTCGACCTCGTCCCAGCCTCCACTTTGAACGAGTCGACCACGGATAGCCGCCCCCCTCAGACCAGCGAGGACGCGCAGAGGTCGGTGTGTGAGTCTGCAGGGTCTGCTCACCAGTGTGACCATGAACACGGTGAGGAGGAACCAGAGGAAACGCGTTCGGAGTAA
- the LOC108238578 gene encoding cysteine/serine-rich nuclear protein 1, with protein sequence MLDNHHSQTMRGILKRKFAEVEKYPCYSSSSSSSSSSSPSSLSSPASSEWESDGEGSSSENQDFTPHSPASPSCLPTESILKRPKLTKGQSSVHFDQVMVYSFPRCQGFTSVPSRGGATLGMMRQHSALRRYTVAEHALEQRNRRRERHRDKLRQKRFEALKRKLVISGAVSQHDAERLTVDQVVDEDDAELRVSDSELEDGGFLQPISSKQRQALLQAAGVKVDKEEKRQLHGLRLSREACGCDCQGFCEPETCACSLAGIKCQVDRFNFPCGCTKDSCWNTQGRFQFDARRVRTHYIHTVMRLDLERRLHGEALSPEDQTELPEELQELRDQDDVCTEQSTQDKRCPFGYSLEEDGLPLTMPTPPSFHCVPDRLAVEENSCSSDTSESSCDSDVRAFLGGNPPEADGALSCAFSRCDSRKKNCYTCNHLRNIREPPTSDPRSTATDGTGPRVAIADNMAASSTYLDENANQSRDFFEDDSLEDFPHTPSPTVDYSFSRYMDLSLSSDSDLEFFHRDYPSGPLHSSFKEPRHSDGVQHLQLFSSVYFPQQESSTHLLESLIGLTEPSCEHADTQLS encoded by the exons ATGCTCGACAATCATCACAGCCAAACGATGAGAGGCATCCTTAAGAGAAAGTTTGCAGAGGTAGAGAAATATCCCTgctactcctcctcctcctcctcctcctcctcgtcttctccttcctccctctcctcccctgCCTCCTCGGAGTGGGAGTCCGACGGGGAGGGGAGCTCGTCTGAGAACCAGGATTTCACACCTCACAGTCCCGCCTCACCCTCCTGTTTGCCCA CTGAGTCCATCCTGAAGAGGCCCAAGCTTACGAAAGGACAGAGCAGCGTGCACTTCGACCAGGTGATGGTGTACAGCTTCCCCCGCTGCCAGGGCTTCACCAGCGTCCCCAGCCGAGGAGGCGCCACCCTCGGCATGATGCGCCAACACAGCGCCCTCCGAAGGTACACGGTGGCGGAGCACGCACTGGAGCAGCGGAACAGGCGCAGAGAGAGGCACAGGGACAAACTGAGGCAGAAGCGGTTCGAGGCGCTGAAACGCAAA CTGGTCATCAGTGGAGCTGTTAGCCAGCACGACGCAGAGCGGCTCACCGTGGATCAGGTTGTAGACGAGGACGACGCTGAGCTCCGCGTCAGCGACTCTGAGCTGGAGGACGGAGGCTTCCTTCAACCCATCTCCTCCAAACAGCGACAGGCGCTCCTGCAGGCCGCGGGGGTGAAGGTGGACAAGGAGGAGAAGAGGCAGCTTCACGGGCTGCGTCTCTCCAGAGAGGCCTGTGGATGTGACTGTCAGGGCTTCTGTGAGCCGGAGACCTGCGCCTGCAGCCTGGCAGGCATCAAGTGCCAG GTGGACCGATTCAACTTCCCCTGTGGATGCACGAAGGACAGCTGTTGGAACACGCAGGGGCGCTTCCAATTTGACGCCAGGCGCGTGCGGACCCATTACATCCACACGGTGATGAGGCTCGACCTGGAGAGGCGACTGCACGGTGAAGCACTGAGCCCGGAGGACCAGACGGAACTTCCAGAGGAGCTTCAGGAACTCCGAGACCAGGACGATGTCTGTACCGAGCAGAGCACACAGGACAAGAGGTGTCCCTTCGGGTATTCCTTAGAAGAGGACGGCCTTCCTCTCACCATGCCCACCCCGCCTTCCTTCCACTGCGTGCCCGACCGGCTGGCGGTCGAGgagaacagctgcagcagcgaCACGTCCGAATCGTCCTGCGACTCGGACGTCAGAGCGTTCCTCGGAGGGAATCCTCCCGAGGCTGACGGGGCTTTGAGCTGTGCCTTCAGTCGCTGTGACTCTAGGAAGAAGAACTGCTACACGTGCAACCATCTGAGGAACATTAGAGAACCACCGACCTCTGACCCTCGCAGCACAGCCACTGACGGTACGGGACCACGTGTGGCCATCGCAGACAACATGGCTGCAAGCAGCACTTACCTCGACGAGAACGCAAACCAGTCCAGAGATTTCTTTGAGGACGATTCTCTCGAGGACTTCCCCCACACCCCGTCCCCCACCGTGGACTACTCCTTCAGCAGATACATGGACCTGAGCCTCTCGTCGGACTCCGACCTGGAGTTCTTCCACAGGGACTACCCCTCCGGACCGCTGCACAGCTCCTTCAAAGAGCCCCGGCACTCGGACGGCGTCCAGCACCTCCAGCTGTTCAGCTCGGTTTATTTCCCACAGCAGGAGTCCAGCACCCACCTCCTGGAGTCTCTGATCGGCCTGACTGAGCCGAGCTGCGAGCACGCAGATACACAGCTTTCATAG